ACATCCAAACACACCATTTGCAAAATCAGTAACCAAACAGTATTTACAGTACAGCCAAAGTGAATTTAAAAAAggcaaaaatactgaaaactcccccacttttagacttttttttaattctaccaCCATCTAAGAGaattttcaattgcactctaTTTaggatttttagttttcatctatactccaaaataaaaaaattaataatttaattaatttaatgataaaattattaaaaccaactaaatagaaggattttattattattttttccatttgaaaaaaacaaataaattagtatatgaaggattaatttaaacttttttctgaataaaaagaggtcattttagtcaattgggTACAGATggaaactgaaaaccctaaatagggtgtaattgaaaattctcctacgtggtggtgcaattgaaaacaaagtTAAAGGTGGAgggtttttaagtatttttgcctttaaaaaaacattttggtACGTACCTGATGTTTTTGGGTCTGAAGCTCTGTCTAGATGGCTTGACATAGAGCTTAGTTCCGGCGAGGGAGCTGCCGCCGAGGCCCTTCACGGTGGCGGGTTGAACGGCAGCAAAGGTTGCTAGAGATGCCATCTGTCTTAGGCTTTACAATTCTTTGTTTCTCTATGTTTCAGTTAAGTGTAATAATTGAAGGAGTTGGATTTTTGATGTTTTGCATGGATTTTAAGTGGGACACGTGGCGCAATGGATTTTTTTAGAGAGATTTTCGAAGTTATTTTTGTGGTGCCATGTAGATTGGAGTTGGATAAGCCTATCTGTTTTATGATCTTCCAAtggttttagttttatttattttaaagctaaaagaataaaaaggaaaaaggatTATTTGTGTCTCTAAAATTTGTCcgtaaaattcaaatatactCCAAACGTCTTGAAAAGTGAATAATCAAGTTCACCAATTTCGACAATCAGACCTCTCAACGTCTCATTTATAAGTAAAAATTGGAGATTGATTGTTcacttttgaaaatattaagggtattatttgaattttttttaatattgaaaatttgtttgattttgaagTCAACGAATGAccgttttttcaaaataaaataaaataactcaagGAAATGGTCACTTAAGCCCAAAGAACAGAAACTCATACGGTTCAAAAATTGATTGTGATCTGGTAGGTTCAGATCTTACAGCCCAAGTCTCGAATGTTCCTTGTAAgttgggctttttatataaaatacagaaTTTGGGCTAgactttacttttatacggcTCAATCCAtatctttacttttcacaccatcaattttatgaaacttaaccttttttttttgaatttctttcttttttaccgtttttcttattttccttctCAATTGCCGGTTTCTTCACTCTTCTCCGCTATTTTCGCTTCTCTTCTCCACGATTTTGTTGTGCGTCATCTCCATCACTGCACGACTCCTCTTGCTTCTCTTATTTTCATCTCTATTTCATCATTATCTCAACCGTTCTTGCTCATATAACAGTAAATTCTTTTgagttgtgaaaaaaaaattcacgatttctactccttcgcttccgccgttccgcctccgctgttgcgcctccgccgtttcgcctccatcgttcagcctttgtctcgccgcgccatctttctttttactttttaattttagatctgaaattttttgttctttttttattttcagatctgtaatttgtttattttttactgttgattcaccattaaacatgtataaagagtatctttaaagaatctaatacttatttcatgttatatagaataattttgtgattttatataataaaattctgttatttctgcatttttttgtgttttgttgtatttctgcgttttttttattctgcagaacgatttgttgatgatgattgattgctgaattattgtaatgttacagtgttgttgattttatgttgactttatgttgatattatgttgataactactgattctttttatttgaacattgacaaataagataacattgtctgtgaaataaactttcgttggatgaaatgaaactgtatcataatCGTCTTTGTcaaaatttagttaggtatgagaggtggaacgcaaaacaattatacaagtgattttgaagaaactgtgcagctgcaaagagaattgagaaaaaaaatattttgaaataggtttctttaatttgtgaactgttatgttggtgtatatttttatttttatatgtaagaataattttattttttcatttcaattattgttgttgtttattcatattgttttgattacttactctGCTAACATCTTTAtctaattcatttattttaaacattttgtacctttattgttctttagtagaattattattatcatattaacaagttatcaacataatgtcaacatgatatcaacaattaatgctaatttagtcaagatgtttgtaaaatgagaacatcaattgatttaagtcaaaaacaatcaacatattatcaaaaacatgtcaacagctcatcaatacagcaatttaagactaactttacttttcttttaattattgaaaaatcaacatgttatcaacagtatatcaacaacatgtcaacataaaattgaaaatcaaaaaaagttgaaatacttatcagcataatgtcaacaataaatcaacaatgaatcaacaattaatgctaatttagtcaagatatttgtaaaatgagatcattgattgatttaagtcaaaaacaatcaacatattatcaaaaacatatcaatagttcattaatacatcaatttaagactaactttatttttcttttaatgattgaaaaatcaacatgttatcaatagtatatcaacaacatgtcaacataaaattgaaaatcaaaaaaaagttgaaatacatattaacataatgtcaacaataaatcaacaacgaatcaacataaggaataaaataaaacataattttttgaaaaattgtgacaatcgataaaatatcaacaagaaatcaacaaaatgtcaacatgataatgctaacatattcTTATCtaatctcatttaaattttgttttttttagtttatttcacgcacaaaattatctaatttgccaatttttttaaaaaaaaacaaaatttttcaatgttaaaattaaggaaataccaactgattatcaacacaaaatcaacaacaaatcaacaacactgtaacattataataattcaacaatcaaccatcatcaaaaaatcgagctgcagaataaataaacacagaaatacaaccaaacacaaaaacaaaatgcagaaataacaaaaaattatttcatataaccataattttatattacataacatgaaattaacattatattcttgaaatacaatctatatacatgtttaatggtgaagaaacagtaaaacaattgtagatctgaaaataaaaaagaagaaaaagaagaaaaatgaataaattgtagatctgaaatcaaatagatgacaccacgagcagaggagatgatggcgttggCGAAGATGATAACggagacgatgatgagaacgatgatgGAGGAACGGAGTAATAGAGGACGGCGAAGCGGAAGACGACGGAGAAGAAGAGAgaggaagatgagctgagaggaagagagagaaatatgagttgagaggaagagagaattgaatgatgaggatagagaaaataaatgaaattatgatgattgtgctattagggttgaatatataagatccgtataaaagttataatcaGCTCCGTGTATGGTAGTTTAGTAAGTGAAAAATATGacatgtataaaagtaaataattagtaaatataggttgtttgtgtaaaaagcccttgTAAGTTGGGGTGTCCAAAAATCAAACTGGATAAATCAAACTGAATCGAAATTGACAGATTtggtttatttattataatttaaaaaaatatagtttctttttaaattttaaaaagcaaaaaaattgaactattatataatttttgtttattaataatactatttacttaaaaataatatcatttttatgcattcaaatgattaaaatttatGGTATATATTACATAATATCTTATATTTTGATTTCCTAAATTTGATATCTATGATTTTTTagttgtattttttaatttttccttttcttttttattttaatttggttttattttctttaaaacccgaacaattttgattcttttataGTCAATTCAAACCATTcttataaatattgaaaactAGGGCACCATCTATGAAGCACAATCATCACCGACGAGCTATAATTTAAATAGTATAAACACTAGATAATATTCTGTCAAAGTCATCAGTTCTATTCCTATTCCTTGTACAAGTGCTGCtcttttttaattctaaaaaaaagcACAATCATCAAGACAAAAGCTCTTCTCTTCTCTCTTGATGGACCTAGGTATCGTTAGGTACGTCCATACCCCTTCTTCTAAGACCAgatttcaataataatttttatttcaaatacgaATTCGAAAAATCCTCTACTTTTATGAgtagatttgatattttatttctacatttttcatataaattcaaaaaaaatccatttcGAATCTACATAAGTAAAATGTATCGACCAGACTTTGGTAGAAACTATGAATCTCGGATTGGGTTCAGACAAGGCTTGGACttatataaacaataaaacaGCCTGACAAGTCTGGTCCGAGTCCAGCCATGAACATATCTGACTCCATGGTAACGTTAATATTTAGaaatgataaaattgaaaattcagtgactcaattaaataaaagttaaaataaaggACTCAATTGAGAAAATAACGAAAGTTCAGGGACACTGAAATGAGTTTTACCATAGATAATAGCCAAACAAAATCCTTTCCCCTTTCTTATCCCAAAATTTTTCAACAGTCTCTCACAATGTTACCAACAATGTCTCTCACAGCTTCACTCAATTCCCTAACTCTCTCAACCCCATTTCTCCATGGCACCACCCACCTCTCCCACCTCACAAAACCCACCTCCTCCCTCACAATCCGCCCCCAAAAGCCCCCCTCTTTTCTCCCCTCAATCAGGGCAATGAAGTCACTCCAAGGCAGAGTTGTGTGCGCCACAAGTGACAAGACAGTGGCAGTTGAAGTGACAAGATTAGCACCACATCCTAAGTACAAGAGAAGGGTCCGAAAGAAGAAGAAGTACCAAGCTCATGACCCTGTAAACCAGTTTAAAGTTGGTGACTTTGTTCAGCTTGAAAAATGTAGACCCATCAGCAAGACTAAAACTTTTCTTGCTATTCCTGTTCCTGCTAGGGTTAGGAAGGATAGTAATTCAGGTGTTGTTGATGGGGAACTTGGAATTCCTTTGGAGTCTCAACAGGGTTTGCAACCCcagttggcttaaataaatGTGAGGTTTTGTTgctttgtaattgtttttttcttgtttgaatttgatttgtgttgtaatttcATGATGTCATACTGTGATGATGAGAGCAACTTTGTGGTTATGAAGttgattttgttgattttaattgTTTCATGTTTAGCTACAAGTAGTAGAGACAGTTTATTAAATCAACATTTCTCcttttgaaaatgtttcggacacgaaatttcatttttaacatagaaaaCCGTTAAATAATACCATTTTGTTGTGTCCGTGTCCAAGTGTCTCATTTTTCGTAGCGCTAAATTCATGGGTGTTCTTAATTTGTTGATTTGGAATGTGGTTTGGTTTAGACTTTGCATAGTTTCTTTGATTTGCCATTTTTATAGGTTTTGGCGATcagttttaataataattagcCTGGCTGAATGTTCTTTCATTGCTTCAATTGTTGTGAATTTGTAATGTAGTTAGCTGTTTGTTTGAATAATTCTATGATACTGCAATTTGACCATTGTGCAATGAATGTCAAATCAATGTGTGTAATATGAATATAAGTTGAAATTTGTATAGACAGTAACTTGAGTTTTGGTATGTTTGAAGTAAGGTATCGATTGAAAAGGACGTACTTAAGATGGAATTTGGACGTTGATTTCAATTGGATCATATTGCTGTTCAGAAGTCAATTTTCAATCTTTTTACTGTATGTTGATATTTATTTGCTAGTTATGTTCTCAATGTTAGTGCGGAGTCATGGTCTTTGGCAGATTTTgctttagtttataattttttttaaaacggttGTTAATTGCTATATAATTTATGGAAAGATGAGCACAAAAAGAAAGTTGATGATAGAAAGTGTGAAATGTTTTAGGATGTCTCTCGAAGGGCAACACGCTTAGTGTAATAGATATTCTTGTTGCTTATATGTGATTTTGGAGCTCAACTTCTGTTAACTCTGAATTGAAGTGCTTTACAATCAGTATGGTCTGTACCACTTTTGTATTTGATGGATGTTGGCAGATGGTATTAGGTGAGATCGGTATGATGGCCGCTATTCTTAATGATGGGTTTAAACTGTAAAGTGAAAGCATTATGTTAGTGATGAAGTTGGCCAGTGGAGATGAAATAAAGAACTGAATGTAGATTTGGGGTTGTTCTATAGAATGCGCTAAAGGCGTCATTTCGTTGTATCAGGGATGATAATGACTTATGAGTATGTCTGCGCTTTATATTCTTCTTTATCGTGTTCCTATTTGCTATGAAGAGATTCTTGACTGGTGATTGCTATTGACTGGTAAATTATATATGCAACTAactgaaaatgttttatgttGAACTTGATTTAGTCTTTGACCTTAATTTTGTTAAACTTTTGTATTTTCTCTGCTGAACTAGGTCTCAGAAACTTGAAAAGACTGTTCTTGATGCAAATCAATTTTAGTTGTTCATCTAATCATAGGAACTAGGTAGAGTGCATGCTTCATGTTCATGCTAATCTGCAGTGCTTGCTCCTATACCTGATTAATGGGCCGGGTATCTGGCTTGTTTGGGCTGGACTTGAACGCTTACTTTTCCATCAAGTCTGGCCCGAGCCCAAACCCGTGTGAAGCCCTTTCTTTTACGTCCAGTTTTagacttttattttaaataaaaatgctATATAAGTTCAAAAAACTCTGAACCAAACCCGCAAAATTCATTTTATGGACCAGACTTAAATAATACATATTCGGTCCGAACTCGAATTTACCCAGTTGGGTCTAATTGGATCCCGTCCGAGCCTGTTATGATCAGGTTTGCAGATCGCAAGCAGGTCAGTTTTGTACGCTATAAGTTGTTACTTGTTGGTGTCTTTCTGAAGAGTTCATATCTAAATTTTCTATTGTCAAAGACAGCAATTGAAATTATAAGAAAATGGCATTTGACAAATTTTAATTCCCCGTTTCCCTCTTCAATATGTAGAATGTGTTGGGAAATAAAACAGACATAAAATCTAGAAAACTATATCTCTTACAATAAAATAGTGTCAACCTAACTAAGAGAAGCTAAGAGTCCTTAACCATCTTCACATTGCAAGCTTGTCTTAATACTTCGCAATGTGCACGATATGAGTGTGTTAACAGACTCGACAGCTTCCATGGTTACTTTAGCTGTCGGGGATGAACTTGTCAGGATTTGGAATGCCACTGTCAATAAAGATCCTCCTTCTAAGCTCTTCTCGTCGTGTCTGGAAGTGATTACCAGGGGCCTCGACTCGAGTCCGTCGGGAAGAATCGAAAATCCTGAAGGTAATATAGCTATGCTGCTTGAATCACAGCCGGCAATCACAGATTGCATTCCGTTAATATCGACAGGAGCATAGACTACCATGGATTCGTAAGCGTTTGTG
This window of the Mercurialis annua linkage group LG5, ddMerAnnu1.2, whole genome shotgun sequence genome carries:
- the LOC126681176 gene encoding 30S ribosomal protein S17, chloroplastic, yielding MLPTMSLTASLNSLTLSTPFLHGTTHLSHLTKPTSSLTIRPQKPPSFLPSIRAMKSLQGRVVCATSDKTVAVEVTRLAPHPKYKRRVRKKKKYQAHDPVNQFKVGDFVQLEKCRPISKTKTFLAIPVPARVRKDSNSGVVDGELGIPLESQQGLQPQLA